A single window of Candidatus Microthrix subdominans DNA harbors:
- a CDS encoding phytanoyl-CoA dioxygenase family protein has protein sequence MSSLIDFVQFHEVDLPARLRSGNARLAAHDVTEVGAIGFHQEGTDHSYTYVPVGDDIEIRRGTSDARTVVTIDLESFSGLVGDAETAPGLLYSDRVSCTAGSPMRFVRWEPALRAMFHGRPIYDPAAFELRSAGGDPLDPAASFTTSDDDAAMTEFLHSAGYLHVRGVFDADEIETMLEAAQRQQAAATPGDDRSWWGRNRSGDEVLSRVTHAGSDPDLRRLYDDHRLLDLVALSEFDLTARAGQADEGVMVLWKQPDMTEGLSDIPWHRDCGLGGHATMCPLLIATVCLTGGGPDSGELRMLPGSWRYSSPSIDTDDSDAPQGVALDVQPGDVTLHYSDIAHVSCPPSGPGPFRTSLLLAFVPDVETHALSKQSYNSALHRSSDGHVDHLRDVLEAKPTR, from the coding sequence ATGAGCTCGCTCATCGACTTTGTGCAGTTTCACGAGGTAGACCTTCCCGCCCGGTTGAGGTCGGGCAACGCACGACTCGCCGCCCACGACGTCACCGAGGTCGGAGCGATCGGGTTCCACCAGGAGGGCACGGACCACAGCTACACCTACGTTCCCGTTGGCGACGACATCGAGATCCGACGCGGCACGAGCGACGCTCGAACGGTGGTGACCATCGATCTCGAATCGTTCAGCGGCCTGGTCGGCGACGCCGAGACCGCCCCGGGGCTGCTCTACAGCGATCGGGTCTCCTGCACGGCCGGGTCGCCGATGCGGTTCGTGCGATGGGAGCCTGCGTTGCGGGCCATGTTCCACGGCCGACCCATCTACGACCCGGCTGCCTTCGAGCTTCGCTCGGCAGGCGGGGATCCTCTGGATCCCGCTGCGAGCTTCACCACCAGCGACGACGACGCGGCGATGACCGAGTTCCTCCACAGCGCCGGCTATCTCCACGTTCGCGGCGTGTTCGACGCTGACGAGATCGAGACGATGCTCGAGGCCGCCCAGCGCCAACAGGCGGCGGCTACACCGGGCGACGACCGGTCGTGGTGGGGACGCAACCGCTCGGGCGACGAGGTGCTCAGCCGCGTCACCCATGCAGGGTCGGATCCCGACCTGCGGCGCCTCTACGACGACCATCGCCTTCTCGACCTGGTCGCCCTGTCGGAATTCGACCTGACGGCGCGGGCCGGACAGGCCGACGAGGGGGTGATGGTGCTGTGGAAACAGCCGGACATGACCGAGGGGCTCTCGGACATCCCGTGGCACCGGGACTGTGGCCTCGGCGGCCACGCGACCATGTGCCCACTCCTCATCGCCACGGTGTGTCTGACCGGTGGCGGGCCCGATTCCGGCGAACTTCGGATGCTTCCGGGTTCCTGGCGTTACTCCTCGCCCTCCATCGACACCGATGACAGCGACGCCCCCCAGGGCGTTGCTCTCGATGTTCAGCCCGGGGACGTCACCCTGCACTACAGCGACATCGCGCATGTCTCGTGTCCGCCTTCGGGGCCGGGCCCGTTTCGCACCAGCCTGCTGCTCGCATTCGTTCCTGACGTGGAAACACACGCCCTCAGCAAGCAGAGCTACAACTCCGCCCTGCACCGAAGCAGTGACGGCCACGTCGATCACCTCCGCGACGTCCTGGAGGCGAAGCCGACCCGATGA
- a CDS encoding TetR/AcrR family transcriptional regulator gives MIAENGVEAVAVEPLAQRLGVTKGSFYAHFSSRNALVVAALEQWKSDETACTSALLVGDDPLVVLSTMIGSMFGDHQRGKVYAGICAAGADPLVTPYALDHALAKVQILTDLYGSVGLPKAVAAQRAELTYTAYMGHWRVKAMLPLAETGSTNSYIDHLIDTLIPS, from the coding sequence GTGATCGCCGAAAACGGCGTCGAAGCCGTTGCCGTCGAACCGCTCGCCCAGCGCCTCGGGGTCACCAAGGGGAGCTTCTATGCGCATTTCTCATCGAGGAACGCGCTGGTGGTTGCCGCCCTCGAACAGTGGAAGTCCGACGAGACGGCATGCACATCAGCCCTCCTCGTGGGCGACGACCCATTGGTTGTGCTCAGCACGATGATCGGGTCGATGTTCGGCGACCACCAGCGCGGGAAGGTCTACGCAGGGATCTGCGCGGCCGGTGCCGACCCGCTGGTCACGCCCTACGCGCTCGACCACGCACTGGCCAAGGTGCAGATCCTCACCGACCTCTACGGCAGCGTGGGCCTGCCGAAGGCTGTCGCTGCCCAACGCGCCGAACTCACCTATACGGCCTACATGGGGCACTGGCGGGTCAAGGCCATGTTGCCACTCGCGGAAACAGGGTCGACGAACAGCTACATCGACCACCTGATCGACACGCTCATTCCCAGCTGA
- a CDS encoding amidohydrolase family protein, whose translation MGAAACIGLTSNTSQGDPMAWPLITADSHHNVPLDLVDELPAKYRQYLPRIEQREDGAYLVRPRFAAAAKRKKDRKAANQVLDQMTAALSDGIKVDGLDERQLRQMVMGDCGPLASPAPTPEERLVDMAREGVVGEVLIGEGAFGMMLPDDDANLAWCRLANDWMADAYKDHMGQFAPGMLLPLHDLRAAADEVTRAAAMGLRPILLPEVITGMPYSDRMWDPVWEAAAAARVPVFLHLVGGFAGAMFMGIDALPIGEAGGAQTAFAIGSAAGMVTLGWFVNSGVLERHPDLTVALIECNAGWLAYAMQQWDHALHSRYAEIAHRGGVLDADLKAPPSYYVRRQVKCQFMWDPAAIALRHEIGMDVLMWGNDYPHMEGAFPDSQLWVDKQFAGVPHDEIMKIVHDNAADVLGLTV comes from the coding sequence GTGGGTGCGGCTGCTTGTATCGGGCTCACGTCAAACACGTCTCAGGGGGACCCCATGGCTTGGCCACTGATTACGGCTGATTCGCATCACAACGTGCCGCTCGATCTTGTCGATGAGTTGCCCGCGAAGTATCGCCAGTACTTGCCACGGATCGAGCAGCGTGAGGACGGCGCCTATCTGGTGCGGCCCCGCTTCGCAGCGGCCGCTAAGCGTAAGAAGGACCGCAAAGCGGCCAATCAGGTGCTGGACCAGATGACGGCTGCACTCTCCGACGGCATCAAGGTCGATGGGCTCGATGAGAGGCAGCTCCGCCAGATGGTGATGGGCGATTGCGGGCCGCTTGCGTCACCCGCACCGACCCCTGAGGAACGGCTGGTCGACATGGCGCGTGAGGGGGTCGTGGGCGAGGTCCTGATCGGAGAGGGGGCGTTTGGGATGATGCTCCCCGACGACGATGCCAACCTCGCATGGTGTCGGCTGGCCAACGACTGGATGGCCGACGCCTACAAGGATCACATGGGTCAGTTCGCGCCTGGGATGCTCCTGCCGTTGCACGACCTCAGAGCGGCCGCGGATGAGGTCACCCGCGCAGCGGCGATGGGCCTGCGGCCCATCCTGCTCCCCGAAGTCATCACTGGCATGCCCTACTCCGACCGGATGTGGGACCCGGTCTGGGAGGCCGCCGCAGCAGCACGGGTGCCCGTCTTTTTGCACCTCGTTGGCGGATTCGCCGGCGCGATGTTCATGGGGATCGACGCTCTGCCCATTGGCGAAGCCGGCGGGGCGCAGACGGCGTTTGCCATCGGGTCGGCCGCAGGCATGGTCACGCTGGGGTGGTTTGTGAACTCCGGCGTCCTCGAGCGGCACCCCGATCTGACGGTCGCGCTCATCGAGTGCAACGCAGGCTGGCTTGCCTACGCCATGCAGCAGTGGGATCACGCACTGCACAGCCGGTACGCGGAGATCGCCCACCGGGGCGGCGTGCTCGACGCCGACCTCAAGGCGCCACCGAGCTACTACGTCCGTCGACAGGTGAAGTGTCAGTTCATGTGGGATCCGGCGGCGATCGCGCTGCGTCACGAAATCGGGATGGACGTCCTGATGTGGGGCAACGACTATCCCCACATGGAGGGCGCCTTCCCGGATTCGCAACTCTGGGTGGACAAGCAGTTCGCCGGCGTGCCGCACGACGAAATTATGAAGATCGTGCACGACAACGCCGCCGACGTGTTGGGACTGACGGTCTGA
- a CDS encoding SulP family inorganic anion transporter, giving the protein MTPVEFSGLLPGVRSARRYRREWLRPDLFAGLALTALLIPAGMGYAEASGLPPETGLYATIVPLLVYAVIGPSRTLVLGPDSALAPIIAASILPLSGGDPDRAVALAGLLAILMGAALVLASVARLGFVTDLLSKPIRVGYLNGIALVVIVGQVPKLLGFSVNRDSLIDTARLTVQGLADGLTDPHAIAIGATSLVLMLTVRRYRRRFPALLVAVGGSMVVVAFFGWTDQLPVVGPLPEGLPAPALGGLQWSDVSSMIGPALGIALITFADTAVLSRAFAARRGESVDSNHEMAAVGLASAAAGMLGGFPTCGSSTRTPAAEQAGGRTQLVGVVGAVMVMAFILLAPGATEYLPSATLAAVVIVAASSLMDIPTVIGLLKVDRIEGMLSLAAFVGVALVGVLQGILIAIALSFVAFVNQAWRPYRTELVRVEGLRGYHDATRHPEGTRVPRLVIVRFDAPLFFANAPLLGKLTSEAVNQAGPETATVILAAEAMTSVDATAVEKLIDLDDYLSSRDIRLLLAEMKGPVKDQLLRYGLGGRFDPSRFYPTVGAAVDDVTGTLRYDFGTNPDQPGRLLGPGESDFDHPSP; this is encoded by the coding sequence ATGACTCCCGTCGAGTTCAGCGGCCTACTGCCGGGAGTCCGTTCGGCACGTCGGTACCGGCGCGAGTGGTTGCGCCCGGATCTCTTCGCAGGCCTCGCTCTTACCGCCCTGTTGATACCCGCTGGAATGGGTTACGCCGAAGCGTCCGGACTGCCTCCCGAGACCGGCCTCTACGCAACGATCGTGCCCCTGCTCGTGTACGCCGTGATCGGGCCTTCGCGTACCCTCGTGCTCGGTCCGGATTCTGCGCTCGCTCCCATCATTGCAGCCTCGATCCTGCCGCTCTCGGGCGGCGACCCCGACCGTGCCGTTGCACTGGCCGGCCTGCTGGCGATCCTCATGGGTGCAGCACTGGTGCTCGCGTCTGTAGCGCGCCTTGGTTTCGTGACCGATCTGCTGTCCAAGCCGATCAGGGTCGGCTACCTGAACGGAATAGCCCTGGTGGTGATCGTCGGGCAGGTCCCGAAGCTGCTCGGCTTCTCGGTGAACCGAGACTCTCTGATCGACACCGCACGCCTCACCGTGCAGGGGCTTGCCGATGGGCTCACCGACCCGCACGCCATCGCCATCGGCGCGACATCGCTGGTGCTGATGCTGACGGTCAGGAGATACCGCCGTCGCTTCCCCGCACTACTCGTGGCGGTCGGGGGATCGATGGTCGTCGTGGCGTTCTTCGGGTGGACCGACCAACTCCCCGTCGTCGGCCCGCTTCCCGAGGGTCTACCGGCCCCGGCTCTGGGTGGCCTGCAGTGGAGCGACGTCTCATCCATGATCGGCCCGGCGCTCGGCATCGCTCTGATCACTTTCGCCGACACAGCGGTGCTCTCGCGCGCGTTTGCTGCGCGCCGGGGCGAGTCGGTGGACAGCAACCACGAGATGGCGGCGGTAGGACTCGCGAGCGCGGCTGCCGGCATGCTTGGTGGCTTTCCTACCTGCGGGAGTTCGACCCGTACCCCGGCCGCCGAGCAGGCGGGCGGGCGGACCCAACTCGTGGGCGTGGTCGGAGCCGTCATGGTGATGGCGTTCATCCTGCTGGCACCGGGAGCGACCGAGTACCTGCCGTCTGCGACGTTGGCCGCTGTGGTGATCGTGGCTGCCTCGTCGCTGATGGACATACCTACGGTCATCGGTCTACTGAAGGTCGACCGAATCGAGGGGATGCTGTCGTTGGCCGCATTCGTGGGTGTGGCACTGGTCGGGGTCCTGCAAGGCATCCTCATTGCGATCGCTCTGTCGTTCGTGGCGTTCGTGAACCAAGCATGGCGGCCATACCGCACCGAACTGGTGCGCGTGGAGGGGCTCCGCGGATACCACGACGCCACCCGGCACCCGGAAGGGACTCGGGTCCCGAGGCTGGTCATCGTGCGCTTCGATGCACCACTGTTCTTCGCGAACGCCCCTCTCCTGGGAAAGCTGACGAGCGAAGCCGTCAACCAGGCGGGACCGGAAACCGCAACCGTCATACTCGCTGCCGAGGCCATGACAAGCGTCGATGCGACAGCGGTCGAGAAGCTCATCGACCTCGACGACTACCTGTCGTCGCGAGATATCCGACTGTTGCTCGCCGAGATGAAGGGGCCCGTCAAGGACCAACTCCTCCGGTACGGGCTCGGTGGGCGCTTCGATCCCAGCCGGTTCTACCCAACGGTCGGAGCCGCAGTTGACGACGTCACCGGCACCCTGCGATACGACTTCGGCACCAACCCCGACCAGCCTGGTCGGCTGCTGGGGCCCGGAGAATCAGATTTCGACCACCCGTCCCCGTAG
- a CDS encoding F0F1 ATP synthase subunit gamma, translating into MSVTMAQIDRRVDSAQELESVTHTMKGMAAVSVRHFERAADAMGIYESTLDRGLQVVARHLDADDVAWERHSRFPPRRSAVIVFGSNQGLCGPVNRQVARHAAEVVAACPTSVFEVVAVGFRLSSELELTGVPPDVVLELPNSVDGISPRAAELLVRIDRWRRADPNPAVHLVFPSFRGRHAGFEPADRPLLPFDTARLRELVGQPWPGRSLPTYTVGRTELLATLVRQSVFAGLTRTFAQAMASVAASRLVAMDNAQRDVEERLAELHRERHRLRQAAVTEELLDVISGFEAMRE; encoded by the coding sequence ATGAGCGTGACCATGGCGCAGATCGACCGCCGGGTCGACAGCGCTCAGGAGCTGGAGTCGGTCACCCACACCATGAAGGGCATGGCTGCGGTGAGCGTCCGTCACTTCGAGCGGGCTGCAGACGCCATGGGGATCTACGAATCCACCCTCGATCGGGGTTTGCAGGTGGTGGCCCGCCATCTCGACGCCGACGACGTGGCGTGGGAACGGCACAGCCGGTTTCCGCCCCGTCGGAGCGCGGTAATCGTGTTCGGGTCGAACCAGGGGCTGTGCGGACCGGTCAACCGCCAGGTGGCCCGCCACGCGGCCGAGGTCGTCGCCGCGTGTCCGACCTCGGTTTTCGAGGTGGTGGCAGTGGGGTTCCGCCTCAGCTCCGAGCTGGAACTCACCGGGGTTCCGCCCGACGTGGTGCTCGAGCTGCCCAACAGCGTCGACGGAATCAGCCCGCGGGCAGCAGAACTGCTCGTACGTATCGATCGCTGGCGGCGCGCCGATCCCAACCCAGCTGTTCACTTGGTCTTTCCCAGCTTCCGCGGGCGTCATGCCGGTTTCGAACCCGCTGATCGCCCGCTGCTGCCTTTCGACACCGCTCGTCTCCGTGAGCTGGTCGGTCAACCTTGGCCAGGCCGGAGCCTGCCCACCTACACCGTCGGGCGTACCGAGTTGCTCGCAACGCTGGTTCGCCAATCGGTCTTCGCTGGGCTGACCCGCACCTTCGCGCAGGCCATGGCATCGGTAGCGGCGAGCAGGTTGGTGGCGATGGACAACGCCCAGCGCGATGTGGAGGAGCGACTGGCCGAACTCCACCGAGAACGACACCGGCTCCGACAGGCCGCTGTCACCGAGGAGCTCCTCGACGTCATCTCCGGTTTCGAAGCGATGCGGGAGTGA
- a CDS encoding F0F1 ATP synthase subunit alpha, which yields MIDEQTPTEGRLGDGGLADALDRGVSGVATAGERFRYGLGHSEQGRVTSVAGGVVRASGLATVGAEEVVEFESGGLGLALELDRDGVGIVVLEHGVEIGAGQVVRGTGRVMDVPVGEALLGRVVDPLGRPLDERGRVRTVGRRPVERRGPAIMERAPIDTPLQTGIMAIDALVPIGRGQRELIVGDRQTGKSTIAVDTIVNQRDTGVICVYCAIGQQTAGVAKVIAGLRGTGAIDHSVVVVATGEDPVGLRHIAPYAATTMAEHFVEAGRDVLIVYDDLTRHARAYRELSLLLRRPPGREAYPGDIFYLHSRLLERSARRSEELGGGSLTALPIVETQAENLAAYIPTNLVSITDGQVYLSPRLFRSGQLPPVDIGRSVSRVGAQAQLPAYRALSGNLRLSYAQFEELERFTRYGARLEHERRRELERGRRVREVLKQTPSDPRTAVEQIAVLIGVTSGAFDGLEPGEIAPLERRLREHLGRLDTVAEHITAGRALDDHDRRSITDLLRELT from the coding sequence TGATCGACGAGCAGACGCCCACTGAGGGTCGTCTGGGCGATGGTGGTCTCGCCGACGCGCTCGATCGTGGTGTGAGCGGCGTCGCCACCGCCGGAGAGCGGTTCCGTTATGGGCTCGGACATTCCGAACAGGGTCGTGTCACGAGCGTCGCCGGGGGTGTGGTGCGAGCGTCAGGGCTGGCCACCGTCGGCGCAGAGGAGGTCGTTGAGTTCGAGTCCGGGGGGCTCGGGCTGGCCTTGGAACTCGACCGGGACGGGGTCGGCATCGTCGTGCTCGAGCACGGCGTGGAGATCGGGGCAGGACAGGTCGTGCGCGGCACCGGCAGGGTCATGGACGTCCCGGTCGGGGAGGCGCTGCTGGGACGGGTCGTGGATCCCCTCGGCCGCCCGCTCGACGAACGCGGCAGGGTTCGCACCGTCGGGCGTCGGCCGGTCGAACGCCGGGGACCGGCGATCATGGAACGCGCGCCGATCGACACGCCGTTGCAAACCGGGATCATGGCCATCGACGCGCTGGTACCGATCGGCCGGGGCCAGCGCGAACTGATCGTCGGTGACCGCCAGACCGGCAAGTCCACCATCGCGGTGGACACCATCGTGAACCAGCGCGACACGGGTGTCATCTGTGTCTACTGCGCCATCGGACAGCAGACCGCCGGGGTCGCCAAGGTCATCGCCGGGTTGCGCGGTACCGGGGCAATCGACCACAGCGTGGTGGTGGTCGCCACCGGAGAGGACCCGGTCGGCCTTCGCCACATCGCTCCCTACGCGGCAACCACGATGGCCGAGCACTTCGTGGAGGCGGGACGCGATGTGCTCATCGTCTATGACGACCTCACCCGCCATGCCCGCGCCTATCGGGAGTTGTCGCTGCTACTTCGTCGACCTCCCGGACGTGAGGCGTACCCGGGTGACATCTTCTATCTCCACTCCCGGCTCCTCGAACGCTCGGCGCGGCGCTCCGAGGAACTCGGTGGAGGATCGCTCACTGCGTTGCCCATCGTGGAAACCCAGGCCGAGAACCTCGCCGCGTACATCCCCACCAACCTCGTGTCCATCACCGACGGCCAGGTGTACCTGTCGCCGCGCCTGTTCCGCAGCGGCCAACTTCCGCCTGTGGACATCGGGCGGTCGGTCTCGCGGGTGGGCGCACAGGCGCAGCTCCCCGCCTACCGCGCCCTGAGCGGCAACCTACGCCTCTCCTATGCCCAGTTTGAGGAACTCGAGCGCTTCACCCGTTATGGCGCCCGGCTCGAACACGAACGGCGCCGGGAGCTGGAACGAGGCCGGCGCGTCCGCGAAGTGCTCAAGCAGACGCCGTCGGATCCCCGCACGGCGGTCGAACAGATCGCGGTGCTCATCGGGGTGACCAGCGGGGCCTTCGACGGACTGGAACCTGGCGAGATCGCCCCGTTGGAGCGACGGCTGCGCGAACACCTGGGTCGGCTGGACACCGTCGCCGAGCACATCACCGCTGGCCGAGCGCTGGACGATCACGACCGACGCTCGATCACCGACCTGCTTCGCGAGCTCACATGA